A window from Camelus dromedarius isolate mCamDro1 chromosome 9, mCamDro1.pat, whole genome shotgun sequence encodes these proteins:
- the LOC105085645 gene encoding synaptogyrin-2-like yields MERGAYGAAKAGGSFDLRRFLTQPQVAVRAVCLVFALIVFSCIFGEGYSNTHESQQQYCVFNRNEDACRYGSAVGVLAFLASACFSVVDVCFPHISNATDRKLLVIGDLLFSALWTFLWFVGFCFLTNQWAATKLEDVRVGADSARAAITFSFFSIFSWGVLASLAYQRYKAGVDDSIQNYVDPTPDPGGPRDSYQQPPFTQNAETAEGFQPPPAY; encoded by the coding sequence ATGGAGCGCGGGGCCTACGGCGCGGCCAAGGCGGGCGGCTCCTTCGACCTGCGGCGCTTCCTGACGCAGCCGCAGGTGGCGGTCCGCGCCGTGTGCCTGGTCTTCGCCTTGATCGTGTTCTCCTGCATCTTCGGTGAGGGCTACAGCAACACCCACGAGTCCCAACAGCAGTACTGCGTGTTCAACCGCAACGAGGATGCCTGCCGCTACGGCAGCGCCGTTGGGGTGCTGGCCTTCCTGGCCTCCGCCTGCTTCTCCGTGGTCGACGTCTGCTTCCCCCATATCAGCAACGCCACTGACCGCAAGCTCCTGGTCATCGGCGACCTGCTCTTCTCAGCTCTCTGGACCTTCCTGTGGTTCGTTGGCTTCTGCTTCCTTACCAACCAGTGGGCTGCCACCAAGCTGGAAGATGTGCGGGTGGGAGCCGACTCGGCCCGGGCGGCCATCACCTTCAGcttcttctccatcttctcctGGGGCGTGCTGGCCTCCCTGGCCTACCAGCGCTACAAGGCCGGAGTGGACGACTCCATCCAGAACTACGTGGACCCTACTCCGGACCCCGGCGGGCCTCGGGACAGCTACCAGCAGCCACCCTTCACCCAGAACGCCGAGACCGCCGAGGGCTTCCAGCCACCTCCCGCGTACTGA